The Candidatus Acidiferrales bacterium sequence ACACCCGCGCGTGCTTGTCATTCGGGAAAAACCCCGCGCCGGCAACCCTGATTTCAGCCGGCTGCATGCCTTTCACTTCGCCGAGCGCCCGGCGAATTCCGGCTGCCTGTTGGCCGGCGACTTCGCCGATAAATTTCAGCGTGAGATGAATGCCGCCGGGATGGCCCCAGCGCAGTCCGGGAGACGCGGGCTTCAGTTGTGTCATCAAGCGAGCGATTCCGGCGCGAATCGCCTCCGGCAAATCGATCGCCACGAACAGCCGCATCAGGATCCCAGCAATCTTCGGCGGAGCATTTCGAGAGCGGCCTGGCAAGCCTGCTTGCGCACCCGAGCTCGATCGCCGGGAAAATGGTACATGCGCGCCTCGGTTTTCTGCGCGTCGGCGACAGCAACATACACAAGGCCGACGGGCTTGGCCGGTGTCGCCCCCCTCGGGCCGGCGATCCCGGTAACGCCAATGCCGAAGTCGGCGGAACTTCGTTTCCGAATTCCCGAGGCAAGCGCGCACGCCACCTCCTGGCTGACCGCTCCCTTGGCTTCGATAAGACCCGCCGGAACGTCCGTCCACCAAACCTTCGCGTCGTTAGAGTAGCACACGACGCCGCCAAGGAAATAAGCCGAACTGCCGGCGATGTTGGTGAGCCTTTGGGCCACCTGGCCGCCGGTGCAGCTTTCGGCCACGGCCACGGTCTTGTGGGCCAACAGGAGTTGCTCTGCGACCACCTCTTCCAGTCTGGCGCCGTTCCGGGAAAAGACATATTTCCCCAGTTTCTCGTTGATGCGTTCTGCCAGCTCGTCCACCAGAGCTTGTGCATCCTCTTCGGTGGCGCCTTTACCGCGAACATGAATCTGGATTTCCCCCGGAGCGGCCAGGATAGTAACCGTCGGGTTGTCAACCTGCTTGTAAATGGGGGCGATGCGATCGTCGGTGTCCGATTCGGTGAGCCCGGTGACCATGAGCACCCGCGTCACCATCCGCCTCCGGCGCGCACGAGGCTTGAGCCGGGGCAGACATTCTTTCTCGAACACCTCCTTCAGTTCGGGGGGCGGGCCGGGAAGAAGCAGAACGATCTTTGAGCCGGCTTCGAGCCAGAGCCCCGGCGCCGTCCCTATTCGGTTCTCAAGCTGCGTCGCGCCCTCCGGCACCATAGCCTGACGCTCGTTGTTGGCCGGCATTTCCAGGCCGCGGGCGCGGAAACGGGCTTCGAGCCGGCGCAGAAGGGCGTCATCGCGTTTCAATTTCCTTCCGAGCAGCGCGGCTGCAGTTTCCCGCGTAACGTCATCCTCGGTCGGGCCAAGGCCGCCGCAGCAAATCACCAGATCGGCTCGGCCAAGGGTGTCGCTCAACACCTTTTTGAGCCGCTCGCGATCATCGCCGACCACGGTCTTGCCGACGACATCAATTCCCAATTCGTTCAGTTTCTCCGTGAGGAAGAGAGAGTTGGTATCCGTCCGATAGGGGGTGAGCAACTCGGAACCAATGGCAATGATTTCGGCTTCTCCGATAAATCCTTCCGGCATGAGCGGTCAGGAGAGCAACGGCAGGCCCTCCACGTTCCAGTCGAGGTGGAATAGGGCGCTGTTGGTGGCAAGGATGAGGCGCCGGTTCGGCAGGAAAGCCATGCCGACAACCCCCGGCCCAGAGACAACGAGTTCGGCTTTGGCGTTGGGCGTAAGGCAAACGATGCCGCGCCGGCCTGCCAGGGACGCGGCCACATAGAGATTGCCGGCCTTGTCAAAGGCAAGGCCCTGCGGACGCCCCAATCCGCGGTAAAAACGAGAAACTTCGCCGGCCGGGGTAACCCGGTAGATGGCATCATAGCTCGACGTCGTCGGGCCGGTGACGAAGAGGTCTCCCTCGGCATTGAACGCCAGGTGATAGGCGGCAATACTGGGTTCGAGGGTGGCAAAAACGAAGGTCTTGCGGTCGGGCCCGATCTTGAACAGGGTTCCACTCCGGTCGCCGACATAGAGGAAGCCATGCCGATC is a genomic window containing:
- a CDS encoding competence/damage-inducible protein A, with protein sequence MPEGFIGEAEIIAIGSELLTPYRTDTNSLFLTEKLNELGIDVVGKTVVGDDRERLKKVLSDTLGRADLVICCGGLGPTEDDVTRETAAALLGRKLKRDDALLRRLEARFRARGLEMPANNERQAMVPEGATQLENRIGTAPGLWLEAGSKIVLLLPGPPPELKEVFEKECLPRLKPRARRRRMVTRVLMVTGLTESDTDDRIAPIYKQVDNPTVTILAAPGEIQIHVRGKGATEEDAQALVDELAERINEKLGKYVFSRNGARLEEVVAEQLLLAHKTVAVAESCTGGQVAQRLTNIAGSSAYFLGGVVCYSNDAKVWWTDVPAGLIEAKGAVSQEVACALASGIRKRSSADFGIGVTGIAGPRGATPAKPVGLVYVAVADAQKTEARMYHFPGDRARVRKQACQAALEMLRRRLLGS